In one window of Sulfurimonas sp. DNA:
- a CDS encoding FoF1 ATP synthase subunit B' yields MLDINPILLVATLIVFLTLIAVLNSSLYNPLFAYMSKRDEDIKKDLEKIGSNDDEIKELESKAQSIIVSAKLEASALREKVITDAKGLAESKLEAKRAELASQYLEFEQLLGQSREQLVSDLKSHIPLFKEAVKAKFSQI; encoded by the coding sequence ATGTTAGATATAAATCCGATACTACTTGTAGCTACATTAATCGTGTTTCTTACGCTTATTGCCGTTCTGAACAGTTCGCTTTACAACCCGTTGTTTGCTTATATGAGTAAAAGAGATGAAGACATCAAAAAAGACCTAGAAAAAATAGGCTCAAATGATGATGAAATCAAAGAACTTGAATCAAAAGCGCAATCAATTATTGTAAGTGCTAAACTGGAAGCTTCGGCCCTGAGAGAGAAAGTTATTACGGATGCTAAAGGGTTAGCAGAGAGTAAGTTAGAAGCAAAGCGTGCTGAATTAGCTAGTCAGTATTTAGAGTTTGAACAGTTGCTTGGTCAATCTCGTGAACAGTTAGTAAGTGATTTAAAATCACATATTCCGCTGTTTAAAGAAGCTGTAAAAGCTAAATTTAGTCAAATAT